In Xenorhabdus nematophila ATCC 19061, one DNA window encodes the following:
- the tatA gene encoding Sec-independent protein translocase subunit TatA, which translates to MGGISIWQLLIIAVIVVLLFGTNKLRTLGSDLGESIKGFKKAISDDEKEAKSVKAEKMSHDADFEPKNLTEKSEAEPSAKPESKNKEQV; encoded by the coding sequence ATGGGTGGTATAAGTATTTGGCAGTTGCTCATCATTGCAGTTATTGTCGTACTGTTGTTCGGGACTAATAAACTTCGTACCTTGGGTTCAGATTTAGGTGAATCGATCAAAGGCTTCAAAAAAGCAATAAGTGATGATGAGAAAGAGGCAAAATCAGTTAAAGCCGAAAAAATGAGCCATGATGCCGATTTTGAACCTAAAAATCTCACCGAAAAGTCTGAGGCTGAACCGTCCGCGAAGCCAGAGAGCAAAAATAAAGAGCAGGTATAA
- the fre gene encoding NAD(P)H-flavin reductase: MTTLSCKVTSVDSITDTVYRVRLLPDSPFSFRAGQYLMVVMDERDKRPFSMASSPSEKQAIELHIGASELNLYAMAVMDRILEQRAIDIDIPHGQAWFREESENPILLIAGGTGFSYTRSILLAALEKNPDREISIYWGGRELQYLYDLGELQALSERYSNLTVVPIVEQCDEHWRGRTGTVLSAVLEDFGSLANHDIYIAGRFEMAKIARERFCSERDASIDRMYGDAFEFI, translated from the coding sequence ATGACAACACTAAGCTGTAAAGTAACATCGGTTGACTCCATTACAGATACAGTTTATCGAGTTCGTTTATTACCTGATTCGCCTTTTTCTTTCCGCGCAGGGCAATATTTAATGGTGGTTATGGATGAAAGAGATAAGCGCCCTTTCTCCATGGCCTCATCTCCATCGGAAAAACAGGCGATTGAGCTACATATTGGGGCTTCTGAGCTGAATCTCTATGCAATGGCGGTAATGGACAGAATATTGGAGCAGAGAGCCATTGATATTGATATTCCTCATGGTCAGGCATGGTTTCGTGAAGAGAGTGAAAACCCCATTTTGTTGATTGCCGGGGGAACGGGATTCTCTTATACACGTTCTATATTGCTGGCTGCATTGGAAAAAAATCCTGACCGTGAAATCTCAATCTATTGGGGAGGGCGTGAACTGCAATACCTTTATGATTTGGGAGAATTGCAGGCATTGAGTGAGCGTTACTCCAATTTGACGGTTGTTCCCATTGTTGAACAGTGCGATGAACACTGGCGAGGTAGAACAGGCACAGTTCTGAGTGCGGTTTTAGAGGATTTTGGCAGCCTGGCAAACCATGATATTTATATTGCTGGTCGCTTTGAAATGGCTAAAATTGCCCGTGAGCGGTTTTGTAGTGAGCGTGACGCATCGATTGATCGTATGTATGGGGATGCGTTTGAGTTTATCTGA
- the rfaH gene encoding transcription/translation regulatory transformer protein RfaH, with amino-acid sequence MGNWYLLYCKRGQVSRAIENLERQDVTCLTPTAKIEKVIRGKRTTITEPLFPNYLFVHFDPEVIHTTTVNSTRGVNNFIRFSTYPAIVPQALIDELMSVTEQEYVSPETPMTGDTVLITEGIFEGIQAIYNEPDGETRSILLLNILNKEVSKTLDNKQFIKV; translated from the coding sequence ATGGGAAATTGGTATCTTCTTTACTGTAAACGCGGTCAGGTTTCTCGGGCAATAGAAAACCTGGAGAGACAAGATGTGACCTGCCTGACACCTACAGCCAAAATCGAAAAAGTCATTCGGGGTAAACGAACGACTATTACTGAGCCACTGTTTCCCAATTATCTTTTTGTCCATTTTGATCCTGAAGTCATTCATACCACGACAGTTAACTCAACACGTGGCGTCAATAACTTCATACGGTTCAGTACTTATCCTGCCATTGTGCCTCAGGCGCTGATTGACGAATTGATGTCTGTCACTGAACAAGAATATGTTTCCCCTGAAACACCCATGACAGGAGATACCGTTCTAATTACTGAAGGAATCTTCGAAGGCATTCAAGCCATTTATAACGAACCAGATGGAGAAACTCGTTCAATTCTCCTGTTGAATATCCTCAATAAAGAAGTTTCTAAAACATTAGATAATAAACAGTTTATTAAGGTTTAA
- the tatC gene encoding Sec-independent protein translocase subunit TatC codes for MSVDDTQPLISHLIELRKRILNSLMTILVVFLSLVYFSNDIYQLIAAPLMDQLPKGSNMIATDVASPFFTPIKLTVMVSVFMSAPMILYQVWAFIAPALYKHERRLIMPLLFSSSVLFYLGMAFAYFVVFPLAFGFFINTVPTGVVISTDISNYLSFVMALFMAFGVSFEVPIAIILLCWSGAVTPESLKRKRPYILVGAFVVGMLLTPPDVFSQTLLAIPMYLLFELGILLSQFYIGKSGKRKSVDPKDESDHDTGSLKK; via the coding sequence ATGTCTGTTGATGATACCCAACCCCTCATCAGTCATCTGATTGAGCTGCGTAAGCGGATCTTAAATAGTTTAATGACCATTCTGGTCGTTTTTTTGTCATTGGTTTATTTTTCCAATGACATTTATCAGCTTATTGCTGCGCCTTTAATGGATCAATTGCCTAAAGGTTCAAATATGATTGCAACAGATGTTGCATCGCCTTTTTTTACACCGATCAAACTGACAGTGATGGTGTCTGTCTTTATGTCGGCACCCATGATCCTCTATCAAGTATGGGCATTTATTGCTCCGGCGTTATATAAGCATGAACGCCGTTTGATTATGCCTTTACTGTTTTCCAGCAGCGTATTGTTTTATCTGGGAATGGCATTTGCCTATTTTGTGGTGTTTCCCCTTGCGTTCGGTTTCTTTATCAATACCGTGCCGACAGGCGTTGTGATCTCAACAGACATCAGTAATTACCTGAGTTTTGTCATGGCGCTGTTTATGGCTTTTGGTGTTTCATTTGAAGTGCCGATTGCCATTATCCTGTTATGTTGGAGTGGAGCGGTCACGCCGGAGTCGCTGAAAAGAAAGCGTCCTTATATTCTGGTAGGCGCATTCGTGGTGGGTATGTTGTTAACCCCTCCCGATGTTTTCTCTCAGACTTTGCTGGCTATTCCCATGTATTTGCTATTTGAACTGGGAATTTTGCTTTCTCAGTTCTATATCGGCAAATCCGGTAAACGTAAATCCGTCGATCCAAAAGATGAATCAGACCATGATACAGGTAGCCTTAAAAAATAA
- the fadB gene encoding fatty acid oxidation complex subunit alpha FadB, whose translation MLYLSDTIQVKWLKDGIAELIFNAPAEINKLDTKTVTSLDKAVAALEQQTELKGLLLRSEKQAFIVGADITEFLSLFNAPTEELHELLNLANNIFNRIEDLPVPTVSAINGYALGGGCETVLSTDFRIASPDVRIGLPETKLGIMPGFGGSVRLPRLIGTDNALEIITAGKDIGAEEALKNGLVDAVVPAAKLVDSAVSILEQAIKGDLDWKAARQPKLMPLNLNEIERTMSFSVAKGMVMKIAGPHYPAPITAVKAIEKAATLSRDEALKLESDSFVTLAHTPVARALVGIFLNDQYVKGLAKKHLQAVTTPEHAAVLGAGIMGGGIAYQSARKGIPVLMKDINQKALDLGINEAAKLLNKQFERGRLEAMKMAKILSSIQPSLSYAGIEQSQIVVEAVVENPKIKAAVLAETESHISDECILASNTSTIPITELANSLKRPENFCGMHFFNPVHRMPLVEIIRGEKTSDKTISTVVAYASKMGKTPIVVNDCPGFFVNRVLFPYLAGFGMLVRDGGDFRQIDKIMEKEFGWPMGPAYLLDVVGIDTAHHAQAVMAQGFPDRMSRDYRDAIDVLFENQRYGQKNGVGFYQYTQDKKGKPKKEQDETTDQLLAGISQPKQAFTSEEIIARTMIPMINEVVRCLEEGIIASPAEADMALVYGLGFPPFHGGVFRYLDTLGTAAYVKMAESYIHLGDLYQVPAGLKAKSESNESYYPAPAELAVNPGKKA comes from the coding sequence ATGCTCTACCTAAGTGACACTATTCAAGTAAAATGGCTGAAAGATGGCATTGCAGAACTGATCTTCAATGCACCAGCTGAAATTAATAAATTAGATACAAAGACGGTGACTTCGCTGGATAAAGCCGTTGCTGCCCTTGAGCAACAAACAGAACTGAAAGGGTTGTTGTTACGTTCTGAAAAACAAGCCTTTATTGTTGGCGCAGACATCACAGAATTTCTATCATTATTCAACGCACCAACAGAAGAACTTCACGAACTACTGAATCTTGCCAATAATATTTTCAACCGTATTGAAGACCTTCCAGTTCCTACGGTCTCTGCCATTAACGGCTATGCTCTTGGTGGTGGTTGTGAAACAGTGCTTTCTACTGATTTCCGTATCGCCTCTCCCGATGTTCGTATCGGATTACCAGAAACCAAATTGGGCATTATGCCCGGCTTCGGTGGTTCTGTCCGTCTGCCACGCTTAATTGGTACGGATAACGCTCTTGAAATTATTACTGCGGGTAAAGATATCGGTGCTGAAGAAGCATTGAAAAATGGCTTGGTTGATGCTGTTGTTCCTGCTGCAAAGCTCGTGGACTCTGCTGTTTCAATTCTGGAACAAGCCATTAAAGGTGATTTAGATTGGAAAGCGGCCCGTCAACCTAAGCTAATGCCACTGAATCTCAATGAGATCGAACGTACTATGAGCTTTAGTGTGGCAAAAGGCATGGTAATGAAAATTGCCGGTCCTCATTATCCTGCGCCAATCACTGCGGTTAAAGCCATTGAAAAAGCAGCAACATTAAGCCGCGATGAAGCCCTTAAATTAGAATCTGACAGTTTTGTTACACTCGCTCATACCCCTGTTGCCCGTGCTTTAGTCGGCATCTTCCTGAATGACCAATATGTCAAAGGGCTAGCCAAAAAACATTTACAAGCAGTCACAACACCTGAACATGCAGCGGTACTCGGTGCAGGGATCATGGGTGGAGGCATTGCCTATCAATCTGCTCGCAAGGGCATCCCTGTCCTGATGAAAGACATCAATCAAAAGGCGTTGGATTTAGGTATCAATGAAGCGGCTAAATTACTGAATAAGCAATTTGAACGCGGACGTTTGGAAGCCATGAAGATGGCTAAAATCTTGTCATCCATTCAGCCAAGCCTCAGCTATGCTGGCATTGAACAATCCCAGATTGTTGTCGAAGCTGTCGTTGAAAATCCCAAAATTAAGGCTGCTGTTTTAGCAGAAACAGAGTCTCATATCAGCGATGAGTGCATTCTGGCGTCTAATACCTCCACAATTCCAATCACCGAATTAGCAAACTCGCTGAAACGCCCAGAAAATTTCTGTGGAATGCATTTTTTCAATCCAGTACATCGTATGCCACTGGTTGAAATTATTCGTGGAGAAAAGACATCAGATAAAACCATTTCAACGGTTGTCGCTTACGCCAGCAAAATGGGTAAGACACCGATTGTCGTCAATGACTGCCCTGGCTTCTTTGTAAACCGCGTCTTGTTCCCGTATTTGGCTGGTTTTGGCATGTTAGTCCGTGATGGCGGTGATTTTCGTCAAATCGACAAAATCATGGAAAAAGAGTTTGGCTGGCCAATGGGCCCTGCTTATCTCCTTGATGTTGTCGGTATTGATACAGCTCACCATGCACAGGCTGTTATGGCGCAAGGCTTCCCTGATCGTATGAGCCGAGATTATCGGGATGCCATTGACGTATTATTCGAAAATCAACGTTATGGCCAGAAAAATGGTGTTGGTTTCTATCAATATACCCAAGATAAAAAAGGCAAACCGAAAAAAGAGCAGGATGAAACTACCGATCAACTCTTGGCAGGCATCAGTCAACCAAAACAGGCTTTCACCAGTGAAGAGATCATTGCGCGTACCATGATCCCAATGATTAACGAAGTCGTTCGTTGTTTGGAAGAAGGTATCATTGCCAGCCCAGCGGAAGCAGATATGGCGCTGGTTTATGGTTTAGGCTTCCCTCCATTCCACGGCGGTGTTTTCCGTTATCTGGATACCTTGGGGACTGCGGCCTATGTGAAGATGGCTGAAAGTTATATCCACTTGGGTGATCTCTATCAAGTACCTGCTGGCCTGAAAGCAAAATCCGAAAGCAATGAAAGTTATTACCCTGCCCCAGCAGAACTTGCTGTTAATCCAGGCAAAAAAGCGTGA
- the hemB gene encoding porphobilinogen synthase: MSDVFPGAFPGRRMRRVRRHDFSRRLVAENQLTVNDLIYPVFVMEGSNQCQEVPSMPGVYRLTIDLLLKEAEEIARLGIPVLSLFPVIEADKKSLDAKEAYNPDGLIQRSVRALKDAVPELGLLTDVALDPFTVHGQDGVIDQDGYVINDVTKEILVKQALSHAEAGAEIVAPSDMMDGRIGAVRDQLESEGHINTQIMAYSAKYASCYYGPFRDAIGSSGNLKGGNKMTYQMDPANGDEALQEIAQDLQEGADSVMVKPGMPYLDVIRRVKDTFGVPTFAYQVSGEYAMHMAAIQNGWLKEQPTIMESLVCFKRAGADGVLTYFAKRVAQWLHEQKY, encoded by the coding sequence ATGAGTGATGTATTTCCCGGCGCATTTCCCGGTCGCCGTATGCGCCGTGTACGACGCCATGATTTTTCCCGCCGTTTAGTTGCTGAGAATCAGCTTACTGTCAATGACCTGATTTATCCTGTCTTTGTCATGGAAGGGAGTAATCAATGTCAGGAAGTGCCTTCAATGCCAGGAGTGTATCGTCTGACAATCGATCTTTTGCTGAAAGAAGCCGAAGAGATTGCCCGACTGGGTATTCCGGTTTTATCGCTGTTTCCTGTCATTGAAGCGGACAAAAAATCATTGGATGCGAAAGAAGCCTATAACCCGGATGGCTTGATTCAGCGTTCTGTTCGTGCGCTGAAAGATGCTGTACCTGAACTGGGGCTTTTGACTGATGTGGCTTTGGACCCATTCACTGTTCACGGGCAGGATGGTGTTATTGATCAGGATGGCTACGTTATCAATGACGTTACCAAAGAGATTTTGGTTAAGCAGGCATTATCCCACGCCGAAGCGGGTGCTGAAATTGTTGCGCCAAGCGATATGATGGATGGTCGTATTGGTGCTGTTCGGGATCAGCTTGAGTCTGAGGGGCATATCAATACTCAAATCATGGCTTACTCAGCCAAGTACGCTTCTTGTTACTATGGACCGTTCAGGGATGCGATTGGTTCCAGTGGTAATTTGAAAGGTGGCAATAAAATGACCTATCAAATGGACCCGGCCAACGGTGATGAAGCGTTGCAGGAAATCGCACAGGATTTGCAGGAAGGTGCGGATAGTGTCATGGTGAAACCCGGGATGCCCTATTTGGATGTGATCCGCCGGGTAAAAGATACTTTTGGTGTGCCGACATTCGCTTATCAAGTTTCCGGCGAATATGCGATGCACATGGCTGCCATTCAAAACGGCTGGTTGAAAGAACAGCCTACGATTATGGAATCACTGGTGTGTTTCAAACGGGCAGGAGCAGATGGTGTGCTGACTTATTTTGCCAAGCGGGTTGCACAGTGGTTGCACGAGCAAAAGTATTAA
- the ubiB gene encoding ubiquinone biosynthesis regulatory protein kinase UbiB — protein MTPSEIKRLYFIIRVFLSYGLDELIPNIRLTWPLRFGRYFLFWMPNRHKDKPLGERLRLALQELGPVWIKLGQMLSTRRDLFSPPIADQLSMLQDRVVSFDGAIARKSIEKALEGPLETWFEDFDSQPLASASIAQVHTARLKENGKTVVLKVIRPDILPVIKADVRLMYRLANLVPLLPDGRRLRPREVVREYEKTLLDELNLLREAANAIQLRRNFEGSTMLYVPEVYPDYCRENVLVMERIYGIPVSDVAALEAQNTNMKLLAERGVQVFFTQVFRDSFFHADMHPGNIFVSYENPEDPTYIGIDYGIVGSLNKDDKRYLAENFIAFFNRDYRRVAELHVDSGWVPAETNVEDFEFAIRTVCEPIFEKPLAEISFGHVLLNLFNTARRFNMAVQPQLVLLQKTLLYVEGLGRQLYPQLDLWKTAKPFLEDWLHNQVGFPSIVRAFKEKAPYWAEKLPEIPELVYGALQQHRRLQASIDQISQQFKEQQVRQRKSLYLLGVGATLFICGSLFLTIGQKHLSWGLMGAGVLSWILGWRSLSKRQ, from the coding sequence ATGACGCCCAGTGAAATCAAGCGGCTTTACTTCATCATTAGGGTCTTTCTTTCCTATGGGCTGGATGAACTTATTCCTAATATTCGCCTGACATGGCCATTGCGTTTCGGGCGCTATTTCCTGTTTTGGATGCCCAACCGACATAAAGACAAACCGCTTGGTGAGCGTTTGCGTTTGGCTTTGCAAGAATTAGGGCCGGTATGGATCAAGTTGGGCCAGATGCTCTCTACCCGCCGTGATTTATTCTCGCCTCCGATTGCCGATCAGCTGTCGATGTTACAGGATCGGGTTGTTTCCTTTGATGGCGCTATAGCGCGAAAATCCATTGAGAAAGCATTGGAAGGGCCTTTGGAAACGTGGTTTGAGGATTTCGATTCGCAGCCACTGGCTTCAGCATCCATTGCTCAGGTACATACTGCCAGACTGAAAGAAAATGGTAAAACAGTTGTCCTGAAAGTCATTCGTCCGGATATCCTGCCTGTTATTAAAGCTGATGTCCGATTAATGTATCGTTTGGCTAATTTGGTTCCTTTGCTACCGGATGGCCGTCGCCTTCGGCCGCGTGAAGTCGTGCGTGAATACGAGAAAACATTACTTGATGAGCTGAATTTATTACGTGAAGCAGCAAATGCAATTCAATTGCGCCGAAACTTTGAAGGTAGCACGATGCTTTATGTACCGGAGGTTTATCCCGATTATTGTCGGGAGAATGTATTGGTCATGGAACGCATTTATGGCATTCCTGTGTCTGATGTTGCGGCTCTGGAAGCACAGAATACCAATATGAAATTATTGGCTGAGCGTGGTGTTCAGGTATTTTTTACCCAGGTATTCCGGGATAGCTTTTTCCATGCGGATATGCACCCCGGTAATATCTTTGTCAGCTACGAAAATCCTGAAGATCCTACCTACATCGGTATTGATTACGGTATTGTCGGTTCTTTGAATAAAGATGATAAACGCTATCTGGCTGAAAATTTTATTGCCTTTTTCAATCGTGATTATCGTCGGGTGGCTGAGCTGCACGTAGACTCTGGCTGGGTTCCTGCCGAGACCAATGTGGAAGATTTTGAATTTGCCATCCGTACCGTTTGTGAGCCAATTTTTGAAAAACCACTGGCTGAGATCTCATTCGGGCATGTTCTGCTGAACCTTTTCAATACTGCTCGCCGCTTTAATATGGCTGTTCAGCCACAGTTAGTTTTACTGCAAAAAACGTTACTGTATGTTGAAGGTTTAGGCCGTCAACTTTATCCTCAGCTTGATCTGTGGAAAACAGCAAAACCTTTTCTGGAAGACTGGCTGCATAATCAGGTAGGGTTCCCTTCTATTGTGCGTGCTTTTAAAGAAAAAGCGCCCTATTGGGCGGAAAAACTACCGGAGATTCCAGAATTAGTGTATGGCGCGCTGCAACAGCATCGTCGTTTGCAAGCCAGCATTGACCAGATATCTCAACAGTTTAAAGAACAACAGGTCAGGCAACGAAAATCACTCTACTTATTGGGTGTCGGGGCAACGTTGTTTATCTGTGGCAGCCTGTTTTTAACCATAGGGCAGAAACATCTGTCATGGGGATTGATGGGAGCCGGGGTTTTATCGTGGATATTGGGTTGGCGCAGTTTAAGTAAACGTCAGTGA
- the ubiD gene encoding 4-hydroxy-3-polyprenylbenzoate decarboxylase — MKYRDLRDFLSLLEQSGELKRIRVEVDPYLEMTEIADRTLRAGGPALLFENPKGYSMPVLCNLFGTPKRVAMGMGQDDVKALHDVGQLLAFLKEPEPPKGFRDLVGKLPKFKQVLNMPTKRLNSAPCQEQIWAGDEVDLSRIPVMHCWPEDAAPLITWGLTVTKGPNKERQNLGIYRQQVLGKNKLIMRWLSHRGGALDFQEWCQAYPGERFPVSVALGADPATILGAVTPVPDTLSEYAFAGLLRGHKTEVVRCLSNELEVPASAEIILEGYIEPGEMAPEGPYGDHTGYYNEVDMFPVFTVTHITQRRDAIYHSTYTGRPPDEPAVLGVALNEVLVPILQKQFPEIVDFYLPPEGCSYRLAVVTIKKQYAGHAKRVMMGVWSYLRQFMYTKFVIVCDDDINARDWNDVIWAITTRMDPQRDTVLMENTPIDYLDFASPVSGLGSKMGLDATNKWPGETQREWGRPIVMSDEIRSRVDEIWDQLDILKR; from the coding sequence ATGAAATACCGCGATCTAAGAGACTTTCTTTCCTTATTGGAACAATCAGGTGAATTAAAACGAATTCGTGTGGAAGTTGACCCCTATTTGGAAATGACTGAAATCGCCGATCGTACTCTTCGTGCTGGTGGCCCTGCTTTGCTATTTGAAAATCCTAAGGGATATTCTATGCCTGTCCTGTGTAACTTATTTGGCACGCCTAAGCGGGTTGCTATGGGAATGGGGCAGGATGATGTTAAGGCGCTGCATGATGTTGGTCAGTTATTGGCTTTCCTTAAAGAACCGGAACCACCAAAAGGGTTTCGTGATTTGGTGGGCAAGTTGCCTAAATTCAAACAGGTTCTGAATATGCCAACCAAGCGCCTTAATTCTGCGCCTTGTCAGGAGCAGATTTGGGCAGGGGATGAAGTGGATCTTAGCCGAATTCCGGTTATGCACTGTTGGCCAGAAGATGCCGCGCCATTGATCACATGGGGGCTGACGGTGACTAAGGGGCCGAATAAAGAGCGCCAGAATTTGGGTATCTACCGTCAGCAAGTATTGGGTAAAAATAAACTTATCATGCGTTGGTTGTCCCATCGTGGTGGAGCGCTCGATTTTCAGGAATGGTGCCAGGCTTATCCGGGAGAGCGTTTCCCGGTATCTGTTGCGTTGGGTGCCGATCCTGCCACGATATTGGGCGCGGTAACGCCGGTTCCTGATACTTTGTCTGAATATGCTTTTGCCGGATTATTACGTGGGCATAAAACAGAAGTCGTCAGATGTCTCTCTAATGAGTTAGAAGTCCCGGCGAGTGCTGAAATTATCCTTGAAGGCTACATTGAACCCGGTGAGATGGCTCCGGAAGGGCCATATGGTGATCATACTGGTTATTACAATGAAGTGGATATGTTTCCGGTATTTACGGTAACGCATATCACTCAGCGCCGCGATGCCATTTACCATTCAACTTATACCGGACGTCCGCCGGACGAACCCGCAGTATTGGGGGTCGCGTTAAATGAAGTATTGGTGCCAATACTGCAAAAGCAATTTCCTGAAATCGTGGATTTTTACCTGCCGCCAGAAGGTTGTTCTTATCGGCTTGCTGTCGTTACGATCAAAAAACAATATGCAGGTCATGCCAAACGAGTCATGATGGGGGTTTGGTCATATCTGCGGCAGTTTATGTATACAAAATTTGTTATCGTTTGTGATGATGATATCAATGCTCGGGATTGGAATGATGTTATCTGGGCGATAACAACGCGAATGGACCCGCAAAGAGATACGGTCTTAATGGAAAATACACCAATCGACTATCTCGATTTTGCATCTCCTGTTTCTGGCTTAGGCTCAAAAATGGGATTAGATGCAACAAATAAGTGGCCAGGAGAGACACAAAGGGAATGGGGGCGTCCGATTGTTATGAGTGATGAAATTCGGAGCCGTGTCGATGAAATTTGGGATCAATTAGATATTTTGAAGCGATAA
- the tatB gene encoding Sec-independent protein translocase protein TatB, protein MFDIGFGELLLVMVIGLVVLGPERLPVAVKTVAGWIRALRSLAANVQNELAQELKLQELQDSLKKMEEKAGMQSLSPELKASMEELKDAAESLKNSYQLKPDEMRELEEDETHFHSSVSPSAVSPSSIKHQIPEEAVSERSIQEQPVQEPSIPEQQKKKSPEQANGEH, encoded by the coding sequence GTGTTTGACATTGGTTTTGGTGAACTGCTGCTGGTGATGGTCATTGGTTTGGTTGTTCTGGGGCCAGAACGTTTGCCTGTTGCCGTCAAAACTGTCGCCGGATGGATTCGGGCATTACGCTCGCTGGCAGCTAATGTTCAGAATGAACTTGCGCAAGAACTAAAATTGCAAGAGCTTCAGGACAGCCTGAAAAAAATGGAAGAAAAGGCGGGTATGCAATCTCTGTCTCCAGAATTGAAAGCTTCTATGGAAGAGTTAAAGGACGCGGCGGAATCGTTGAAAAATTCCTATCAGTTAAAGCCTGATGAAATGAGGGAGTTGGAGGAAGATGAAACACATTTTCACTCTTCTGTATCTCCGTCAGCGGTAAGTCCATCGTCTATAAAGCATCAGATCCCAGAAGAAGCTGTTTCTGAGCGTTCAATTCAAGAACAGCCCGTCCAAGAACCGTCAATTCCAGAGCAGCAGAAAAAGAAATCCCCTGAACAAGCAAATGGCGAACACTAA
- the fadA gene encoding acetyl-CoA C-acyltransferase FadA, which translates to MENVVIIDGIRTPMGRSKGGVFRQIRAEDLSAHLMKSLLKRNPALQPEHIDDISWGCVQQTLEQGFNIARNAALLAGIPHSVPAVTVNRLCGSSMQALHDGARMIMTGDANIAMVGGVEHMGHVPMTHGVDFHPKLSRNVAKAAGVMGLTAEMLAKMHGISREMQDEFALRSHQRATQATESNAFANEITAMSGHDADGNLKLIDFDEVIRFDANLKDLSALRPVFDPATGSVTAGNASALSDGASAMLIMSESKAKELGLKPRARIRSMAVVGCDPSIMGYGPVPATKMALKKAGLSLSDIGLMELNEAFAAQSLACMKGLNLLDSMDDRINLNGGAIALGHPLGCSGTRITTTLLNLMERKDVQFGLATMCIGLGQGIATIIERV; encoded by the coding sequence ATGGAAAACGTAGTTATTATTGATGGTATCCGTACCCCAATGGGGCGCTCAAAAGGTGGTGTATTCCGTCAGATCCGTGCCGAAGATCTCTCAGCACATCTGATGAAATCGTTACTTAAGCGCAATCCAGCCCTTCAGCCTGAACATATCGATGATATCTCTTGGGGATGTGTTCAACAAACGCTGGAGCAAGGGTTCAATATTGCCCGTAATGCCGCATTGCTGGCAGGTATTCCCCATTCGGTTCCCGCAGTCACGGTTAACCGCCTGTGTGGTTCTTCTATGCAGGCACTGCATGACGGTGCCCGCATGATCATGACGGGTGATGCGAATATTGCGATGGTCGGCGGTGTTGAGCATATGGGACACGTTCCCATGACACATGGTGTCGATTTTCATCCCAAGTTAAGCCGCAACGTTGCAAAAGCAGCGGGTGTTATGGGTTTAACCGCAGAAATGCTGGCAAAAATGCACGGTATTAGCCGTGAAATGCAAGATGAATTTGCTCTGCGTTCTCATCAACGTGCAACACAAGCGACAGAATCCAACGCTTTCGCGAATGAAATCACAGCTATGTCCGGGCACGATGCTGACGGCAATCTGAAACTTATTGATTTTGATGAAGTCATCCGTTTCGATGCTAACCTAAAAGATTTATCAGCTCTGCGCCCAGTTTTTGATCCTGCCACCGGCAGCGTTACCGCCGGTAATGCATCTGCACTTTCCGATGGTGCTTCCGCGATGCTGATAATGAGTGAAAGCAAAGCCAAAGAGTTAGGGTTGAAGCCTCGTGCCCGTATCCGTTCAATGGCAGTGGTTGGCTGTGATCCTTCCATTATGGGTTATGGTCCTGTTCCTGCGACAAAAATGGCACTGAAGAAAGCGGGCTTAAGCCTTTCTGATATTGGTCTCATGGAATTGAACGAAGCATTTGCCGCGCAATCTTTAGCTTGTATGAAAGGGTTGAACCTGCTGGACAGTATGGATGACAGAATCAACCTGAATGGTGGTGCAATTGCTCTCGGCCATCCATTGGGATGTTCTGGTACTCGAATCACAACGACCTTGCTTAATCTGATGGAACGCAAAGATGTTCAGTTCGGTCTGGCAACCATGTGTATTGGGTTAGGACAAGGTATTGCCACCATTATTGAGAGAGTGTAG